The following DNA comes from Deltaproteobacteria bacterium.
ACATAAAAAAAACAAAAAAGAAAAACATTTTATTAAGCTTCTTCATATGTAACTCTAAGTCTGAATATAAACCTTATCCGCTATGCTCTGGCTATATTATTACGCATTTTTTGTTTTGAGTCAAAAACCATTCGATAAGAGGGTAGGCCAGTATGGATTTGGGGAATGATCCACAAGATCTGTTATGAAAATCTTTCCAAAGTACCTGATTTTCATAACAGACGGAATGAGTTAAAATACTAAGACATCATACTAAGACAAGGAATTCGTGAATAACATTTCTCTGTACTTTGGTAAAGGCCAGAAGTCATCAGAGACCAATCTTTCCGCAGCATCACAAGCGTCTCTCAACTTAAAGCTCAATGGTTGAACTTCAGAAGCTAAACGCTTCATTTTAGCGGTTTCGTCATGACCTTCTCTGACAGAATCAGTAAGTCTGATCAATTCATCCTGCAAAGACAAAATAGAATCAAAAACTTGTTCTAACTTGTTGGTTCTAGATTGATGATGCTTCTTCAAAGAAGTTAAGTTCAATGACTGCTGAGTATGAGCCAATGCGGTGATCTGTTTTTCAACAGATGGGATTACCAAAGTTTGAACCATTTCAAGAAGCGTATCGATTTCAATATCAATGGTTTTCACATATCGTTCCACACTGATATGATAACGGCTCATAATTTCTTCTGTGGATAAAACATTTGTTTTGGTTAAAAAGCTAGAGGCTTTTTCATCTTTAAAAACTTCGAGTGCTTCAGCTGTTGAATTTAATATAGGCAGACCACGTCGTTTAGCTTCTTCTTTCCATTCTTGAGAATAACCATTTCCATCAAATCGAACTTTATTAGACTCTTTTAAATACTGACGAGTTAACTCCATCACAGCTTCGTCTCGAGATCCCTTAGTTTTTAGTAAAGTCTTTAACTTTTCAGTGGCTTCTCTGAAAGTATGAGAGACAGCTGAGTTTAAAATCGTCATGGGAATTGAAACGATGGCAGAAGATCCTACGGCTCGGAATTCAAATTTATTTCCAGTAAACGCAAATGGAGACGTCCTATTTCTATCCGTATAATCCTTAGAAATATTTGGAATTTTACCAACGCCCAAGTCAATAATTTGTTGGTCTGTGGCCTGTGCTGATTTGCCTTGTTCAATTTCAGTACAAATTTTTTCTAACATGCTTCCCAAAAACACAGAGATAATAGCCGGAGGGGCTTCATTGGCGCCCAATCTGTGATCATTTCCGGGAGAGGCGATAGAAGCTCTTAGCAGAGCGGCATGGTCGTGGACTGCTTTTAAAACAACAGATAATACAGTTAAAAATCTGAGGTTTTGGTGAGGTGTTGTTCCGGGTTCTAAAAGGTTCTCGCCTTTATCATTTGAAAGACTCCAGTTGTTATGTTTTCCGCTTCCGTTAATTCCAGCAAAAGGTTTTTCATGAAGCAAACAAACAAAATTATGTTTTAAAGCCACTCGTTTTAAAACATCCATAGAGAGGGTATTGTGATCGGCAGAAATATTTACATCTTCAAAAATAGGAGCTAATTCAAACTGACTTGGAGCCACTTCATTGTGTCTTGTTTTTGCTGGTATTCCTAATTTAAATAATTCAAACTCAACGTCCTGCATGTATTTTTGAACTCGTGAAGGGATTGAACCAAAATAATGGTCTTCAAGTTGTTGACCTCTTGGAGAAGAAGCACCTAGGAGAGTTCGGCCTGTCATGATAAGATCAGGACGTAAAGAGACAAAATTTCGATCTACAAGGAAATATTCTTGTTCTGCGCCCAAGGTGGCATTGATTCGCTTCACATCCACATCGCCAATCAGTTTTAAAAACTCACAAGCTTCGTGACTTAAAGATTCTAAAGATCTTAGAAGAGGGGTTTTGCAATCAAGAGCTTGGCCATGATAACCAAAAAACACCGTAGGGATGCAAAGTGTTTTGCCACCTTCGTCTTCAACAATAAAGATAGGTGAAGAAGGGTCCCAAGTCGTGTAACCACGGGCTTCAAAGGTAGATCTCATCCCGCCAGAAGGAAAGCTAGAGGCATCAGGCTCACCTTGAATTAATTGTCCTTCAGTAAAGCGTTCGATAACTCGTAATTCAGAGTGGTAAGAGGTTTGAATC
Coding sequences within:
- a CDS encoding glutamine synthetase III, yielding MSSVNSTNASPRSQALISALNFPRINVERPISSTSPVSEFFGSMTFGLAQMREKLPKDAYQNLLKTLEHGKKLPKETAESIASAVKEWAVAKGVTHFCHWFQPMTGLTAEKHDAFITIQTSYHSELRVIERFTEGQLIQGEPDASSFPSGGMRSTFEARGYTTWDPSSPIFIVEDEGGKTLCIPTVFFGYHGQALDCKTPLLRSLESLSHEACEFLKLIGDVDVKRINATLGAEQEYFLVDRNFVSLRPDLIMTGRTLLGASSPRGQQLEDHYFGSIPSRVQKYMQDVEFELFKLGIPAKTRHNEVAPSQFELAPIFEDVNISADHNTLSMDVLKRVALKHNFVCLLHEKPFAGINGSGKHNNWSLSNDKGENLLEPGTTPHQNLRFLTVLSVVLKAVHDHAALLRASIASPGNDHRLGANEAPPAIISVFLGSMLEKICTEIEQGKSAQATDQQIIDLGVGKIPNISKDYTDRNRTSPFAFTGNKFEFRAVGSSAIVSIPMTILNSAVSHTFREATEKLKTLLKTKGSRDEAVMELTRQYLKESNKVRFDGNGYSQEWKEEAKRRGLPILNSTAEALEVFKDEKASSFLTKTNVLSTEEIMSRYHISVERYVKTIDIEIDTLLEMVQTLVIPSVEKQITALAHTQQSLNLTSLKKHHQSRTNKLEQVFDSILSLQDELIRLTDSVREGHDETAKMKRLASEVQPLSFKLRDACDAAERLVSDDFWPLPKYREMLFTNSLS